GCACAAGCAGGTCTCCCTGATCGGCTATCCGGCCTCCGCCGCCCGGCCCCGGCTGTGCGTGAACCGGACGACGAAGTTCACCAGCACCGATCCGAGGATCCCGGGATCGTTCCTGCGGATCGACTGCACCGGCTATCCGGGCGGCACCAGCGGCGGCCCGTTCCTGACCGGCTTCGACGAGCGGACCGAGACCGGCGACGTGGTCGGGGTGATCGGCGGCTGGAAGACGGGCGGGGACACTCCCGACACCTCCTACAGCTCCTACTTCGGCGCCGACGTCAGGAAGTTGTACGAGAAGGCTCTTGCCGGGGCGCGGGTGGCGTGAGCACCCGCACCCAGCGGGTGCGGCGCGGGTTGCCCACCGTGCGCGGGGTCGCCGGCAGCCCTTCCGCGGTCAGCGCCTCGGCAGGCGCGAGGCCGAGCTGCCGGCGCAGGTCCGCGAGGGCGGTGTGCACGGGTCCGAGGATGACCTCGGCACGCGGATGGGCGTACGCGAGGGCGTGCGCGGCCGTCTCGATGGCCTCGGCGGCGTCCTCGGCGGCGCCCCGGCTCCACCCTCCGGGGGCGGCGGCGCCCCACGGCGCGAGGGTGTCGTAGAGGTGGCAGGCGGCATCGGCCACGGCGTCGGCCTGTTCACCGACGCCGGGCGCCGCGATCGACGGGAGCTCCATACCCGCTCAACGAGCGGAGTCCGCCCGGGGAACGGAGGCCACCGCGGTCACGGAGACGGCGCGGTCACGCGGACACCGCCTGCAGCCAGAGCGGCAGCAGCAGGAGGGAGACCAGGGAACTCTTGATCACGACGGCGGCGGAGAGGTTCACGCCCACGTCGTAGCGCTGGGCGAAGATGAACAGGTTCTGGGGCGTCGGCATCGCGGCGATCAGCACGAGGTACGTGAGCCACTCGCCCCGGACCCCGAACAGTGCCCCGCACACCGCCCACGCCAGCAGCGGGAAAGCCACGCACTTGAAGCCGAGGAGCGCCAACTCCTCGCGGGTGGTGCCCCGGACGTCGAGTCCGATGCCGCCGAGGTGCAGTCCGAGGGCGAAGAGGGCCACCGGGGAGGCGCTGTCCCCGACGAAGGCGGCCCCGTCGAGGATCACCTCCGGGACGTGCACGGAGAGCAGGTTGAGCAGGATCCCGGCGTTGCAGGCGAGGACCAGCGGGGTGACGAGCGAGGCGCTGACGGCGCGGGACAGGCGCCGGGCCGGGCCGCCCGAGCCGGGGCCGGCCCGGCCCAGCTCCATGATGGCGATGACGACGAGCGACAGGACGCAGACCTGGAAGAGCAGCACCGGGAAGATCGGCGCCGCCGTCCCGAAGAAGGTGATGAAGACGGGGACGGCGAAGTAGGCGGTGTTGACCTGGACCCCGGCCATCACGCGCAGCGCCACGGCCCGCGGGTCGCGCAGTCCGGCTGCCGCGGAGGCGGCGGCGACGGCCGCGACCGCGAGGGCGGCGGCGGCCGCGTAGCCGCCGATGGCCCGCCAGTCGAAGAGGGCGGAGAGGTCCGCGGCGTAGATGTTGCCGAACAGGTAGCAGGGGACCGCGAAGAGGAAGGCGTAGTCGGCGAAGGCCTTGGAGGCCTCGGCGGGGACCACCTTGCGGCGCGCGAGGAGCACGCCGACGCCGAAGGCCAGCGCGACCGGTATCAGTTTCTCCAGCGCGGCAGCCCCGCCCATGCGTACCCGCTCCCGCCGTTCAGTGATCTTCCGAGCCGCGCGCAGTCTATGCCGAGCGCGTGCGGCGGCCCGATCGGGCTTGACCCTGACGCGCGGGTCAGGGTTTAGCTTCGGCGCACCCACCCGCCCCGGCCCGGTGGCGGCCGTCCGGGCCGTCGCCGGCCGCGCCCTGCCGAGGAGCCCCGATGGCCACGGACCTGCCCCGTACCGCACGCGAGATCCGGCTCGCCGCCCGCCCCGAAGGGCTGCCCGAGCGGGCGGACTTCGCCGTCGTCGAGGTACCGGTGCCGGAGCCCGGTCCGGGCCGGGTGCTCGTGCGCAACCGCCACTTCCTGGTGTTCCCCGGGCTGGTCACCCTGATCGGCGGCGCCGTCGAGGGGCTGCCGCTGCCCCCTCTGCACGCCGGTGACACGCTGTTCGGGCCGGCCGTCGGCGAGGTGGTGGCCGCCCCGGCCGACAGCCCGCTGCGGCCGGGCACGCTCGTCTCGCACCTGCTCGGCTGGCGGGAGTACGCCCTGGTGGACGCCGCCGACTGCACCCCGCTGGACGGCACCCTGCCCGACCCGGTGGCGTACCTCGCCCAGGGCTCGGCCCCGTACGGCGCGCTGACCCGGCTCGCCGGGGTGCGGCCCGGGGACACCGTCCTGGTCACCGGGGGGCCGGCGCGGTCGGGACCCTGGCCGGTCAGACGGCGCGGCTGCTGGGCGCGGGCCGGGTGATCGGCACCACCGGCTCCCCGGAGAAGGCCGAGCGGCTGGTGGCGGAGCTGGGTTACGACGCGGTCCTGCTACGGGGCACCGGGCGGCCCTTCGCGGAGCAGCTCGCCGGGGTGGCGCCCGAGGGGATCGACGTACTCGTGGACACGGTGGGCGGCGAGCAGCTCTCCGCGGCCCTCGGCGCCGCCCGGCAGGGCGCCCGCTTCGCCCTGGTCGGCGCGCTCTCGGGCCAGTTGGCGCCGGGGCGGGCCGGGGGCGTCGCCCCGGTGGAGATCGACTCGTTCCGGCTGGTCGTCAGGGGCGTCTCGGTGCGCGGGTACCTCGGCACGGAGCATCCGGGCGTGGAGGAGGAGTGGGCCGGGCGCTTCGGGTCCTGGCTGCGCTCCGGGGAGATCCGCTTCCCTCATGTGCGGATCCCGGGCATCGATCGCGCCCCGCAGGCGTTGCGCGCGTTGGCAGGAGGACGGCACTTCGGCGCGGTGGTGGTGGAATTGCCGGGGTAGTCCGGGCCGCGAACGGGCGGTTCGGGGACGGTGCGACGGTGCGGGGACACGGGGGTGGCACGGGATGCGGATCGGTGACGCGGCGGCGGCAGCGGGGACCACGCCCAGGGCGCTGCGGTTCCACGAGCAGCGCGGGCTCCTCGCCCCGCAGGGCCGCAGCCCCTCCGGCCGGCGGGAGTACGGGCCCGGGGACGCGGCCAGGATCCGGATCATCCGCGATCTGCTGGCCCACGGGTTCACCGTCGAGGACCTGCGCGGCGTGGCCGACCGGCTCCACCTGCTCGCGGCGGACCCACCGCCGAGCTGCGGCTCCGGCGGCGGGGTCGTCGGCCACCGGCTCGCCGTGCTCGACGCGGAAATCGACCGGCTCACCCGCTTGCGCGAGGCCCTGGCCCGCCGCGCGGGCCTACCCGGCTCCACCGCCCCTCCGAAGGCGGTACCGGAGCGGCCCGCAGTGACCGTCCCTGCGGCGGTACCAGGACCGGACCCGCTGCCGGACTCCGTGCCGGTGCCGGTGCCGGTGCCGGTGCCGGACCCGGTGCCGGTGCCGGACCCGGTGCCGGTGCCGGTGCCAGTGCCGGTGCCGGACCCGGACCCGGACCCGGTGCCGGACCCGGTGCCGGTGCCAGAACCGGACCCGGTGCCGGTGCCGGACCCGGTGCCGGTGCCAGAACCGGTGCCGGTGCCAGAACCCGTACCGAACCCTGTGCTGGGTCCCGGGACGGGTGGCGGCCGGGGCAGGGCCGGGCGGCCCGGTCGGCCGGTGGGCGTCGGGCGCGGCTCGGGCGGGCCGAGGGCGCATACGCTGGACCGATCATGAGCGAGCGAGCCCGATCCCGATTCCGATCCCTCTTCCGAGCCCGGCCGGGATCCCGGTCCCCGTCCCCGGACGGATCGCCGCATGGGTCTCCGTCGGGATCCCCGGCCGGTTCCCGGCCCGGATCCCCCGCCGGGTCCCCGTCCGATTCCCCCGCCGGCTCACGGTCCGGATCGCCGTCCCGGTCCGCGCCCGTCGCCGCAGGCGACCCCGCCTCCCCCGCCCGGCGAGGGCAGTTCGCGGTGGCGTTGCGTACGCCCGCCCGGGCGGCCGAGCCCCTGCTCGCGCAGGCGCCCGAGGCCTGGCAGCGGCTGCTGCCGTACGCCGTGA
This genomic interval from Streptomyces sp. NBC_00193 contains the following:
- a CDS encoding MerR family transcriptional regulator — encoded protein: MRIGDAAAAAGTTPRALRFHEQRGLLAPQGRSPSGRREYGPGDAARIRIIRDLLAHGFTVEDLRGVADRLHLLAADPPPSCGSGGGVVGHRLAVLDAEIDRLTRLREALARRAGLPGSTAPPKAVPERPAVTVPAAVPGPDPLPDSVPVPVPVPVPDPVPVPDPVPVPVPVPVPDPDPDPVPDPVPVPEPDPVPVPDPVPVPEPVPVPEPVPNPVLGPGTGGGRGRAGRPGRPVGVGRGSGGPRAHTLDRS
- a CDS encoding AEC family transporter; this translates as MGGAAALEKLIPVALAFGVGVLLARRKVVPAEASKAFADYAFLFAVPCYLFGNIYAADLSALFDWRAIGGYAAAAALAVAAVAAASAAAGLRDPRAVALRVMAGVQVNTAYFAVPVFITFFGTAAPIFPVLLFQVCVLSLVVIAIMELGRAGPGSGGPARRLSRAVSASLVTPLVLACNAGILLNLLSVHVPEVILDGAAFVGDSASPVALFALGLHLGGIGLDVRGTTREELALLGFKCVAFPLLAWAVCGALFGVRGEWLTYLVLIAAMPTPQNLFIFAQRYDVGVNLSAAVVIKSSLVSLLLLPLWLQAVSA